From one Salinibacterium hongtaonis genomic stretch:
- a CDS encoding prepilin peptidase, with amino-acid sequence MTDLLTPLIVVVGVLGLLIGSFLNVVVYRLPLRESIVSPGSRCPKCGHPVRWWDNLPVVSWLLLRGRCRDCQASISLRYPAVELLTGALFAATAWWAFSTDAVDGVAVLPFLVAVLYLAAISVALGLIDLDTHTLPNRIVGPAYIVAGALLATTSLMSGDIGALVRAAIGAAILFLAYLVMALARPGGMGLGDVKLAGVLGLYLGWLGWGSLAVGGFAAFLLGGLYSIALLALRKANRKSGIPFGPWMLGGAWVGIFAGQPVWDAYLSWVGLAG; translated from the coding sequence GTGACCGACCTTCTTACCCCCCTCATCGTCGTCGTTGGCGTTCTCGGGCTGCTCATCGGCTCGTTCCTTAACGTGGTTGTGTACCGTTTGCCTCTTCGTGAGTCGATTGTTTCGCCGGGGAGCCGCTGCCCGAAGTGCGGCCATCCCGTGCGCTGGTGGGACAACCTTCCTGTGGTGTCTTGGCTGCTGCTCCGTGGCCGGTGCCGCGACTGTCAGGCTTCCATCTCGCTTCGGTATCCAGCCGTCGAGCTCCTGACGGGAGCACTCTTCGCGGCTACTGCTTGGTGGGCGTTCTCGACTGACGCCGTTGACGGGGTGGCTGTTCTCCCCTTCCTTGTGGCCGTGCTGTATCTCGCGGCGATTTCGGTAGCCCTCGGGCTCATTGATCTTGATACCCACACGCTTCCCAATCGCATTGTCGGCCCTGCATACATCGTGGCTGGCGCGCTTTTGGCAACGACGAGTCTTATGTCGGGCGACATTGGTGCCCTGGTTCGAGCGGCTATTGGAGCTGCCATTCTCTTTCTCGCGTACCTCGTCATGGCGCTCGCTCGGCCGGGCGGGATGGGTCTCGGTGACGTCAAGCTTGCGGGAGTTCTTGGCCTATACCTCGGGTGGCTGGGATGGGGGAGCCTCGCCGTCGGCGGCTTCGCTGCATTCCTTCTCGGTGGTCTTTATTCGATCGCACTACTTGCGCTGCGCAAGGCTAACCGCAAGAGTGGTATCCCATTCGGGCCCTGGATGCTCGGGGGCGCATGGGTGGGAATTTTCGCCGGGCAACCGGTGTGGGATGCCTATCTATCGTGGGTCGGACTCGCAGGGTGA
- a CDS encoding ricin-type beta-trefoil lectin domain protein, whose translation MTGRQGFITMARRLSPEGRRRDVLRRSAQGEEGVALVSTVFFIVMLAGLSFVLLGVILGQIGPAYAAAKSTRTVYAAQAGLQSALGTIRAASKVDLTGTTVGDRTKLSCGYSGSVDGAGADARYTVSIRYYTADPTGRTDSWLEANKMNCTSAGVATQPSYAYVVSRGADDSAEGRSADEGNRALSATYKFKVTNVNIPGGRIFNFDKTRCLQAKTVGGVAAPGVEIEFVTACSTNDERQLWVYDANYQIVLANSTLAGTKLCVTSKTTGSGGSAAATTGRTTLEPCRTDSTRFSQLFSWEGTHSWYVSKNPISAGPTTICLGNSGNYLQTGSCGTFAPAPSVGAGAASYGTTQIVNYLEFGRCLDVTDLDIAKSFMISYPCKQDPSGSGAYLAWNHKWFYTEASGSAVSTTGTIMVRVDNSTSKQYCLTSPTTASGGKYPLFTSCSASNARQTWQRIKNNGEYSSSYVFMDNAGRCLQADGNDKYNSQWSRIIVTVCDGGLDQKWNAPSISYDSTFGGFKELGE comes from the coding sequence ATGACCGGCCGCCAAGGTTTCATCACGATGGCACGGCGGTTGTCGCCAGAAGGTCGGCGGCGTGATGTGCTCCGCCGAAGCGCGCAAGGCGAAGAGGGCGTCGCTCTCGTCAGCACTGTCTTCTTCATCGTCATGCTTGCGGGGCTCTCATTCGTCTTGCTCGGAGTCATCCTTGGCCAGATTGGCCCCGCCTACGCCGCGGCAAAGTCGACCCGCACCGTCTACGCAGCACAAGCTGGACTGCAGTCCGCTCTCGGGACGATCAGGGCTGCCAGCAAGGTGGATCTCACGGGAACGACCGTCGGCGACCGCACGAAACTCTCCTGCGGATACTCCGGCTCCGTTGACGGTGCAGGAGCGGATGCGCGATACACCGTCAGCATTCGGTATTACACCGCGGATCCGACCGGGCGCACAGACTCCTGGCTCGAAGCAAACAAGATGAACTGCACATCCGCGGGTGTCGCAACGCAACCCAGCTATGCCTACGTAGTGTCGCGTGGTGCCGACGACTCAGCGGAGGGCCGTTCCGCGGATGAGGGCAACCGGGCACTCTCAGCGACTTACAAGTTCAAGGTGACCAACGTCAACATCCCCGGCGGTCGCATTTTTAACTTCGACAAGACTCGTTGCCTCCAGGCAAAGACTGTCGGCGGTGTAGCCGCCCCGGGTGTCGAGATCGAATTCGTCACCGCATGCTCGACCAACGACGAGAGACAACTCTGGGTCTATGACGCGAACTACCAGATCGTCCTCGCTAACTCAACGCTCGCCGGCACCAAACTGTGCGTGACAAGCAAGACGACGGGCTCTGGAGGCTCGGCAGCGGCCACGACGGGCCGGACGACTCTAGAGCCGTGCCGCACGGATTCCACCCGCTTCAGCCAGTTGTTTAGCTGGGAGGGAACGCACAGCTGGTACGTGAGCAAGAATCCCATATCGGCCGGTCCGACCACGATTTGTCTCGGTAATTCGGGTAACTATCTGCAGACTGGGTCCTGCGGCACCTTCGCACCCGCTCCTTCGGTTGGTGCGGGCGCCGCGTCGTACGGCACGACGCAGATCGTCAACTATTTGGAGTTCGGGCGCTGCCTCGACGTCACAGATTTGGACATCGCCAAGTCGTTCATGATCAGCTATCCCTGCAAGCAGGACCCGTCTGGCTCGGGGGCCTACCTAGCGTGGAACCACAAGTGGTTCTACACGGAGGCCTCGGGTTCGGCAGTCTCGACGACGGGGACGATCATGGTTCGGGTCGATAACTCAACGAGCAAGCAATACTGCCTGACGTCACCCACCACTGCGTCCGGAGGTAAATATCCGCTGTTCACCTCGTGCTCCGCGTCCAATGCGCGGCAGACGTGGCAACGCATCAAAAATAACGGTGAATACTCGAGCAGCTACGTCTTCATGGATAACGCCGGCCGGTGCCTCCAGGCCGACGGCAATGACAAGTACAACTCGCAGTGGTCCCGGATCATCGTTACGGTGTGCGACGGCGGCCTCGACCAGAAGTGGAATGCTCCGTCGATCTCCTATGACTCCACCTTCGGTGGATTCAAGGAGCTGGGGGAATGA
- a CDS encoding PulJ/GspJ family protein translates to MARRAHEGLRSEQSGFTLIEMVVAVGIFAIFMSLFLSAVIGLTRGTTQAKLNAETSSEVLIVFRAMDRQVRYADAINFPGVGSSGAKYVEFRTPSSSSVSGLTMCTQWRFTPAKGTMESRQWQDIAGATPSPWSVKTASMIDTAGANYPFKMAPATTTGSARQQLVLTLNAGNPDANAVSEVSTTYVARNSSILSESNADANGDGQSDHLICNRTGLRP, encoded by the coding sequence GTGGCTAGGCGGGCGCACGAAGGCTTGAGGTCGGAGCAGTCGGGCTTCACCCTTATCGAAATGGTCGTCGCGGTTGGCATTTTCGCCATCTTTATGTCGCTCTTCTTGTCGGCCGTCATCGGACTGACCAGAGGGACCACGCAGGCCAAACTCAACGCAGAAACCTCGAGCGAGGTTCTCATCGTCTTTCGCGCAATGGACCGCCAGGTTCGCTACGCGGACGCCATTAACTTTCCCGGGGTTGGCTCCAGCGGTGCGAAGTACGTCGAATTCCGCACGCCGTCGTCGAGCTCGGTCAGTGGGCTCACCATGTGCACGCAGTGGCGTTTTACACCAGCGAAGGGCACCATGGAGTCGCGTCAATGGCAGGACATCGCTGGCGCAACCCCGTCGCCTTGGTCAGTCAAGACGGCCAGCATGATCGACACGGCTGGTGCGAACTATCCGTTCAAGATGGCGCCTGCGACGACAACCGGGTCCGCTCGCCAGCAGCTCGTTCTTACGCTCAATGCGGGAAACCCAGACGCGAATGCAGTCTCAGAGGTTTCTACGACCTATGTGGCTCGCAACAGTTCCATCCTGTCCGAGAGCAACGCTGACGCGAATGGTGACGGGCAGAGTGACCACCTGATCTGCAATAGAACGGGACTTCGCCCATGA
- a CDS encoding type II secretion system protein yields MRKLRLLTTSSGERESGMSLIEVVVAIGILGILSTVSLGFYMTSMESASAHQRRELAITVANESMEIIQGWNSNVISATTVSALLTGRNQALVQAQWLAAPAVSGLAQSYPTWDPTATASATQAVPLARTVTRSGTEFTSHVYIGKCFKAITSGQCTKLAAFPSTPPATAPAGTTGMLRVVVVVRWTAGCDSGCSYETSTLIDSSTDLEWNTSG; encoded by the coding sequence ATGCGCAAGCTTCGTTTACTCACGACATCGTCTGGCGAGCGCGAATCAGGCATGTCCCTTATTGAGGTCGTTGTCGCAATTGGGATCCTCGGGATTCTCTCGACGGTCTCCCTCGGCTTTTATATGACGTCGATGGAGTCGGCATCCGCTCACCAGCGTCGCGAGCTCGCCATCACGGTTGCCAACGAATCGATGGAGATCATCCAGGGTTGGAATTCCAACGTGATCTCCGCAACGACGGTGAGTGCACTGCTCACAGGGCGTAACCAGGCGCTCGTCCAAGCACAATGGCTTGCCGCCCCGGCCGTTAGCGGGCTCGCTCAGAGCTATCCGACTTGGGACCCGACGGCCACCGCGAGCGCGACACAGGCCGTCCCGCTGGCGCGCACGGTCACGCGCAGCGGAACTGAATTCACTTCACACGTCTACATCGGAAAGTGTTTCAAGGCGATCACAAGCGGCCAGTGCACCAAACTTGCAGCCTTCCCGTCAACGCCGCCGGCAACGGCGCCAGCGGGGACGACAGGGATGTTGCGAGTCGTTGTTGTCGTCCGCTGGACGGCGGGATGCGACTCAGGATGCTCATACGAGACGTCGACGCTGATCGACTCGAGCACGGATCTGGAATGGAACACCAGTGGCTAG
- a CDS encoding type II secretion system protein: protein MITRINQALDASRLKREENEKGFTLIELLVVVIIIGILAAIAIPVFLNQRESAWKSSVESDLKNVALALESYAAENNGSISTLPATITITSTTPSTDLPSAKVSADNTVTVTKVGTNGYEIVGGNTNLGAKSLKYDSAAGGLQDWNNAGTSGGTP from the coding sequence ATGATCACACGCATTAACCAGGCGCTGGACGCCAGCCGCCTCAAGCGCGAAGAGAACGAAAAGGGCTTCACCCTGATCGAGCTCCTCGTCGTCGTCATCATCATCGGCATCCTCGCCGCGATCGCCATCCCGGTGTTCCTTAACCAGCGCGAGAGCGCCTGGAAGTCGTCGGTTGAGTCCGACCTGAAGAACGTTGCCCTTGCGCTCGAGTCGTACGCCGCAGAAAACAATGGGTCGATCTCAACCCTTCCGGCAACGATCACAATCACGAGCACGACGCCCAGCACCGACCTCCCCAGCGCAAAGGTCTCGGCCGATAACACGGTTACGGTGACCAAGGTCGGAACAAACGGCTACGAAATCGTGGGTGGAAACACCAACCTTGGCGCGAAGTCGCTGAAGTACGACAGTGCAGCCGGCGGACTGCAGGACTGGAACAACGCCGGTACTTCTGGCGGCACTCCGTAA
- a CDS encoding type II secretion system F family protein, producing MAATKEFTYKGRDGSGKVVKGRLEGATEGAVTAKLRTMGVTPISVGEASGGTGFQKELSIPGMEKSVGLKDLAVMSRQMATMTSSGLSLIRTLTILSEQTENKTLAGILSKVQTDVEAGYSLSAAMGKHPKHFPPLMISLVRAGETGGFLESTLESIAENFESDVKLRATIKSALTYPVAVLIIAFLAVIGMLIFIVPVFEGMFAGFGGELPLPTAILVVMSKNMVWAVPLIAVLIIGFSIWWKNNKNTEQVRKVVDPLKLKMPVFGELFKKVAIARFTRNFSTMMGAGVPILQSLSIVGETAGNWVIEDALRKVQDSVRVGKSVAAPLAENPVFPAMVTQMIAVGEDAGALETMLAKIADFYDEEVQSTAEALTALIEPLMIAVIGAVIGGMIVALYMPVFSIFEQIG from the coding sequence ATGGCGGCTACGAAAGAGTTCACCTACAAGGGCCGGGATGGCTCTGGCAAGGTCGTCAAGGGCCGACTGGAGGGCGCAACTGAGGGTGCCGTGACGGCCAAACTCCGCACGATGGGTGTCACGCCGATCTCGGTCGGTGAAGCCTCGGGGGGCACGGGCTTCCAAAAGGAACTCTCGATCCCCGGCATGGAGAAGTCTGTCGGTCTCAAGGACCTCGCGGTCATGTCGCGCCAGATGGCCACCATGACCTCGTCGGGCCTGTCGCTCATCCGCACGCTCACGATCCTCTCGGAGCAGACCGAGAACAAGACCCTCGCGGGCATCCTCTCCAAGGTCCAGACGGATGTTGAGGCCGGCTATTCCCTGTCGGCCGCGATGGGCAAGCATCCCAAGCATTTTCCGCCGCTCATGATCAGCCTGGTGCGCGCGGGCGAGACGGGCGGTTTCTTGGAGTCGACCCTCGAGTCGATCGCCGAGAACTTCGAGTCAGACGTCAAGCTGCGCGCCACGATTAAGTCGGCACTCACCTACCCCGTCGCGGTGCTCATCATCGCGTTCCTCGCGGTTATCGGCATGCTCATCTTCATCGTTCCCGTGTTCGAGGGCATGTTCGCTGGCTTCGGTGGCGAGTTGCCATTGCCGACGGCGATCCTCGTCGTCATGTCGAAGAACATGGTCTGGGCTGTTCCGCTAATAGCGGTGCTCATCATCGGCTTCTCGATCTGGTGGAAGAACAACAAGAACACCGAGCAGGTGCGCAAGGTCGTTGACCCGCTCAAGCTCAAGATGCCCGTGTTCGGGGAGCTCTTCAAGAAGGTCGCTATCGCGCGCTTCACACGCAATTTCTCCACGATGATGGGCGCCGGCGTGCCCATCCTGCAGTCGCTCAGCATTGTCGGCGAGACGGCAGGCAACTGGGTTATCGAAGACGCTTTGCGCAAGGTGCAGGATTCCGTGCGGGTGGGCAAATCGGTGGCGGCACCGTTGGCGGAGAACCCCGTGTTCCCCGCGATGGTGACTCAGATGATCGCGGTCGGTGAGGATGCCGGTGCGCTCGAGACGATGTTGGCGAAGATCGCCGATTTCTATGACGAAGAGGTTCAGAGCACCGCGGAGGCCCTCACAGCCCTCATCGAGCCGCTCATGATCGCGGTCATCGGCGCGGTCATCGGCGGCATGATCGTGGCGCTGTATATGCCGGTGTTCAGCATTTTCGAGCAGATCGGCTAG
- a CDS encoding type IV pilus twitching motility protein PilT has protein sequence MNDPVYDLSASLEALAGKNADAAAEPVFEPSGYLPSSYKPITQPVNLVPQFDAPEPAASSAPAAAPAAAPPAVPAAGSSAVAAPSPSDSVSEFLASLPAPGQEVPAYASAQPPAAAMMASSLPATTPLPASLPAAELASPASASAQASVPAAVPAAAPAAEATPPVAAPSVPPVAPSAQVPVAAAAPAPATAVSTPAPAAPAPAPSAPAQAGPVAPPAPSPTPAAQAPAAASAPAAAPTAPPAAETAGTAGAVPASRSRGRASEANVGALPGPVPLQAPNAPSPSSTAIPAGMSTRRDPNLSVDPDLDNALQSVLLTSGSDLHISAGAPPMIRVDGALRPIKDAPVWSQDKVAEAIYSILTPKQREIFEEHLEFDFAYTLSENARFRVNIYQQRANLGAAFRLIPTEIKPLSALGVPESIGSFAKLPRGLVLVTGPTGSGKSTTLAALIDLVNRTRTDHIMTVEDPIEFLHGNHKSLVNQREVGHDTHSFAAALKHVLRQDPDVILVGELRDLETISVALTAAETGHLVFATLHTQDAPQTIDRIIDVYPPHQQSQVRAQLAATLQGVVCQTLIKRANGKGRVVATEVLMATHAVANLIREGKTYQVHSAMQAGRELGMHTLDQHLADLVNSGQISFESAMEKAHDYEVLKRLVTRVETVGQLGGTMNSGVDYSDAYSGQI, from the coding sequence ATGAACGATCCGGTCTACGACCTGTCAGCCTCGCTGGAGGCCCTAGCGGGCAAGAACGCGGATGCTGCGGCTGAGCCAGTTTTTGAGCCGTCGGGCTATCTTCCGTCGAGCTATAAGCCAATCACCCAGCCGGTGAACCTGGTTCCCCAGTTCGATGCGCCCGAGCCGGCCGCATCGAGCGCTCCGGCCGCGGCGCCTGCCGCTGCTCCCCCCGCCGTTCCGGCCGCCGGTTCGTCCGCCGTAGCGGCACCGTCGCCTTCCGATTCGGTGAGCGAATTTTTGGCGTCGTTGCCCGCCCCGGGCCAGGAGGTGCCCGCCTATGCGAGCGCCCAGCCGCCCGCCGCTGCGATGATGGCGAGTTCTCTTCCGGCAACGACGCCGCTCCCAGCGTCTTTGCCGGCCGCTGAGCTGGCATCGCCCGCGTCGGCGTCAGCTCAGGCATCAGTGCCCGCTGCTGTTCCTGCCGCCGCCCCCGCCGCTGAGGCAACGCCGCCGGTGGCAGCTCCTTCGGTGCCGCCCGTAGCGCCTTCGGCTCAAGTTCCTGTTGCCGCTGCCGCTCCCGCTCCTGCGACCGCTGTGTCGACTCCGGCACCGGCTGCTCCGGCACCGGCTCCGTCTGCTCCCGCGCAGGCTGGTCCTGTCGCACCCCCCGCTCCGTCGCCGACTCCCGCTGCCCAGGCTCCTGCCGCAGCATCCGCGCCAGCCGCCGCGCCCACTGCTCCGCCCGCCGCCGAGACCGCCGGCACCGCCGGTGCCGTTCCGGCATCCCGCAGCCGAGGCCGCGCTTCCGAGGCCAACGTCGGAGCCTTGCCCGGCCCTGTGCCCCTGCAAGCGCCGAACGCACCGTCGCCGTCGAGCACGGCGATCCCTGCGGGCATGTCCACGCGCCGAGACCCCAACCTCTCCGTCGACCCCGACCTGGATAACGCTCTCCAGAGCGTGCTCCTCACGAGCGGTTCCGACCTCCACATCTCTGCCGGCGCCCCGCCCATGATCCGTGTCGACGGAGCGTTGCGCCCCATCAAGGATGCTCCGGTGTGGAGCCAAGACAAGGTTGCTGAGGCCATTTACAGCATCCTGACTCCCAAGCAGCGCGAGATCTTCGAGGAGCACCTGGAGTTCGACTTCGCCTACACGCTGTCGGAGAACGCTCGATTCCGAGTGAACATCTACCAGCAGCGAGCCAACCTCGGTGCAGCATTCCGACTCATCCCCACCGAGATCAAGCCTTTGTCGGCCCTGGGTGTTCCGGAGTCGATCGGGTCGTTCGCCAAGCTTCCGCGTGGTCTCGTGCTCGTGACCGGTCCAACGGGTTCCGGCAAGTCCACAACGCTCGCCGCGCTCATCGACCTGGTCAACCGCACGCGGACCGACCACATCATGACCGTCGAGGACCCCATCGAGTTTCTCCATGGCAACCACAAGTCGCTGGTCAACCAGCGTGAGGTCGGCCACGACACTCACAGCTTCGCGGCAGCCCTCAAGCACGTTCTTCGTCAGGACCCCGACGTCATCCTCGTCGGTGAGCTTCGAGACCTCGAGACCATCTCGGTTGCCCTCACCGCGGCCGAGACCGGCCACCTCGTGTTCGCGACCCTGCACACGCAGGATGCTCCGCAGACGATTGACCGCATCATCGACGTCTATCCGCCGCACCAACAGAGCCAGGTGCGGGCGCAGCTCGCCGCAACCCTGCAGGGCGTCGTCTGTCAGACACTGATTAAGCGCGCCAATGGCAAGGGCCGAGTGGTGGCCACCGAGGTTCTTATGGCGACGCACGCCGTGGCGAACCTCATCCGCGAGGGCAAGACCTATCAGGTGCATTCTGCGATGCAGGCGGGTCGAGAACTGGGCATGCACACGCTCGACCAGCACCTCGCCGACCTCGTCAACTCCGGGCAGATCAGCTTTGAGTCGGCCATGGAGAAGGCGCACGACTACGAGGTGCTCAAACGCCTGGTCACGCGGGTAGAAACCGTGGGACAGCTGGGGGGCACCATGAACAGCGGTGTCGACTACAGCGACGCCTACTCAGGGCAGATCTAA
- a CDS encoding GspE/PulE family protein, producing MSSLTEILIIRGVMPIEALDNVVDGWKGDDEMVRQLVADGTISAKDFASARAAQHGLPFVELTEYPVDRIAVALTPAAICRRHEVLPIANIGNTLTLAVVDPGNVFAIDDVRAAVRMQVNLVVAERADLLAAIDRYHRADNEISSLTTVLEEESTGQELALADSEPNEDDAPIVRFVNLLISQGIQDKASDIHIEPGQHDMGVRYRIDGVLHEMQRAPKSIQNGVISRLKIMADIDIAERRKPQDGRISVNHGGRQIDLRVATLPTVWGEKVVMRILDNSGTTLSLDDLNMLDANLDKYRKSFVKPNGMILVTGPTGSGKSTTLYTTLHAVAKPEVNVITVEDPVEYRMEGISQVQVNVKAGLTFAAALRSILRSDPDVVLIGEIRDQETAQIAIEASLTGHLVLSTLHTNSAPAAITRLIEMDIEPFLVGSALEAVVAQRLARRLCDRCKEQYQSTIEGLAGLGFFLDPSKPTPVLYRPVGCTHCSNTGYRGRIAIHEVMLVTEEIERLAVARASSLEISKMAVSQGMATLRQDGWTKALMGHTAVEEILRVVV from the coding sequence GTGTCATCTCTTACCGAGATTCTCATCATCCGGGGCGTCATGCCTATCGAAGCGCTCGACAACGTTGTCGATGGGTGGAAGGGCGATGACGAGATGGTTCGCCAGCTCGTCGCCGACGGCACGATCTCAGCCAAAGACTTTGCCTCTGCCCGCGCTGCTCAACATGGGCTGCCCTTCGTGGAGCTCACCGAGTACCCGGTCGACCGCATCGCGGTGGCCCTCACGCCGGCAGCAATCTGCCGCCGCCACGAGGTGCTGCCGATCGCGAACATCGGAAACACGCTCACACTTGCCGTCGTCGACCCAGGCAACGTGTTCGCGATCGACGACGTTCGCGCCGCTGTTCGCATGCAGGTCAACCTCGTCGTCGCTGAGCGCGCGGATCTTCTCGCCGCAATCGACCGTTACCACCGTGCCGACAACGAGATCAGCTCGCTCACGACGGTGCTCGAGGAGGAGAGCACGGGTCAGGAGCTCGCCCTCGCCGATTCTGAGCCCAACGAAGACGACGCCCCCATCGTGCGGTTCGTCAACCTGCTCATCAGCCAGGGCATCCAGGACAAGGCATCCGATATTCATATCGAGCCCGGCCAGCACGACATGGGCGTTCGATACCGCATCGACGGTGTTCTGCACGAGATGCAGCGAGCACCCAAGTCGATTCAGAACGGTGTGATCTCCAGGCTCAAGATCATGGCGGATATCGACATTGCCGAGCGCCGCAAGCCTCAGGATGGTCGCATCTCGGTCAACCACGGCGGGCGCCAGATCGACCTTCGTGTTGCGACGCTCCCGACGGTGTGGGGCGAGAAGGTCGTCATGCGAATTCTCGACAACTCGGGGACAACGCTGAGTCTTGATGACCTCAACATGCTCGACGCCAACCTCGACAAATACCGCAAGTCGTTCGTCAAGCCCAACGGCATGATCCTGGTAACCGGCCCGACCGGTTCCGGCAAGTCAACGACGCTCTACACGACGCTGCACGCTGTGGCCAAGCCCGAGGTTAACGTCATCACGGTTGAAGACCCGGTCGAGTACCGCATGGAAGGCATCAGCCAGGTTCAGGTCAACGTCAAGGCGGGGCTTACCTTCGCGGCCGCGCTGCGTTCCATCCTGCGATCCGACCCGGATGTTGTGCTGATCGGTGAGATTCGAGACCAGGAGACGGCGCAGATCGCTATCGAGGCGTCGCTCACCGGCCACCTCGTGCTGTCGACCCTGCACACCAACAGCGCGCCCGCCGCTATCACGCGTCTCATCGAGATGGACATCGAGCCGTTCCTCGTGGGTTCTGCCCTCGAAGCGGTTGTTGCCCAGCGCCTCGCCCGTCGCCTGTGCGACCGCTGCAAGGAGCAGTACCAGAGCACAATCGAGGGCCTCGCCGGTCTTGGGTTCTTTCTCGACCCGAGCAAGCCGACTCCCGTGCTCTACCGGCCCGTCGGGTGCACGCACTGCTCCAACACGGGCTATCGAGGGCGCATCGCAATCCACGAGGTCATGCTGGTCACCGAGGAGATCGAGCGGCTCGCCGTTGCTCGCGCATCCAGCCTCGAGATCTCGAAGATGGCGGTGTCGCAGGGCATGGCTACGTTGCGTCAGGATGGATGGACCAAGGCTCTGATGGGCCACACCGCGGTGGAGGAGATTCTGCGCGTGGTGGTGTGA